A genomic window from Methylorubrum extorquens includes:
- a CDS encoding AI-2E family transporter encodes MTTDPVTTRLLRQALPVVTTLASLLLVVTLASALYFGRDILVPVALAILLSFVLVPAVRVLRRVRVPRVAAVLLVVVLAFGLLGAIGSLIAREAAQLATDLPRYSLTLRDKITALRAATAERGSLSDTFSGFFDMAEEIGKELQPPAAKTESETSAALGTAGRPMQVEIHAPRTGLLTTLGSVAGGVLHPLATLGLILLFTIFILLQREDLRNRAIRLAGSSDLRRTTAAIDDATSRLSRFFVAQLILNVAFGLVIGVGLWFIGVPSPILFGVIAGISRFVPYVGAVISAVLPLAIAVAVDPGWSMAIQVAILFLIVEPIAGHVVEPLLYGHSTGISPIAVILAATIWTFLWGPIGLLLATPLTVCLVVLGRHVERLWFLDVILGDRPALGPQEIFYQRMLAGDPAEAIDQGRLFLKERALVTYYDEVVLPGLRMAQEDAARGMLDRERQGEVGAGFRTVVEALGLARKRGMPRRSRKPVGAEAEAAFAAVGPDRRAAGIVLGPDDLAPTWRGEVPVLCVPSGGAFDEAATLMLAQTLSRHGLGARLATGDVLRNGLPEGERPAMICFSYLDPISLSQIRLTIRRARKAAPGATILVGFWRERDPASLGRLRRAISADLLVTSLSDALDAALARARTGNAAPASPRLRHAAE; translated from the coding sequence ATGACCACCGATCCGGTCACCACGCGGCTCCTGCGGCAGGCGCTGCCGGTGGTGACGACGCTCGCCTCGCTGCTGCTGGTTGTGACGCTCGCCAGCGCCCTGTATTTCGGCCGCGACATCCTCGTGCCGGTGGCGCTCGCCATCCTGCTGAGCTTCGTCCTCGTACCCGCCGTGAGAGTCCTTCGGCGTGTCCGGGTGCCGCGGGTGGCGGCGGTGCTGCTGGTGGTGGTGCTCGCGTTCGGCCTGCTCGGGGCGATCGGCAGCCTGATCGCCCGCGAGGCGGCGCAGCTCGCGACCGATCTGCCGCGCTACTCGCTGACCCTGCGCGACAAGATCACGGCCCTGCGCGCCGCCACCGCCGAGCGCGGAAGCCTGTCGGACACCTTCTCCGGCTTCTTCGACATGGCCGAGGAGATCGGCAAGGAATTGCAGCCGCCCGCCGCGAAGACCGAATCCGAGACGAGTGCGGCGCTCGGCACGGCGGGGCGGCCGATGCAGGTCGAGATCCATGCCCCCCGCACCGGCCTGCTGACGACGCTCGGCAGCGTGGCGGGCGGGGTGCTGCATCCGCTGGCGACGCTCGGCCTCATCCTGCTGTTCACGATCTTCATCCTGCTCCAGCGCGAGGATCTGCGGAACCGCGCGATCCGGCTCGCCGGATCGAGCGACCTGCGCCGCACCACCGCGGCGATCGACGACGCCACGAGCCGGCTCAGCCGGTTCTTCGTGGCGCAGCTCATCCTCAACGTCGCCTTCGGCCTCGTGATCGGCGTCGGCCTGTGGTTCATCGGCGTGCCGAGCCCGATCCTGTTCGGGGTCATCGCCGGCATCTCGCGCTTCGTGCCCTATGTCGGCGCGGTGATCTCGGCAGTGCTGCCGCTCGCCATCGCCGTGGCCGTCGATCCCGGCTGGTCGATGGCGATCCAGGTCGCGATCCTGTTCCTGATTGTCGAACCGATCGCCGGCCACGTCGTCGAGCCGCTGCTCTACGGGCACTCGACCGGCATCTCGCCGATTGCGGTGATCTTGGCTGCAACGATCTGGACTTTCCTGTGGGGACCGATCGGCCTTCTGCTCGCCACCCCGCTGACCGTCTGCCTCGTGGTGCTCGGCCGCCATGTCGAGCGATTGTGGTTCCTCGACGTGATCCTCGGCGACCGCCCGGCGCTCGGCCCCCAGGAGATCTTCTACCAGCGCATGCTGGCGGGCGATCCGGCCGAGGCCATCGACCAGGGGCGGCTGTTCCTGAAGGAGCGGGCGCTCGTCACCTACTACGACGAGGTCGTGCTTCCGGGCCTGCGCATGGCCCAGGAGGATGCGGCACGCGGCATGCTCGACCGGGAGCGGCAGGGCGAGGTCGGTGCCGGCTTCCGCACGGTGGTCGAGGCGCTGGGGCTGGCGCGCAAGCGCGGCATGCCGCGGCGCTCGCGCAAGCCCGTCGGCGCCGAGGCCGAAGCTGCCTTCGCCGCGGTGGGGCCGGACCGGCGCGCGGCCGGCATCGTGCTCGGCCCCGACGACCTGGCGCCGACCTGGCGCGGAGAGGTGCCGGTCCTGTGCGTGCCGAGCGGAGGCGCCTTCGACGAGGCCGCGACGCTGATGCTCGCTCAGACGCTTTCCCGCCACGGGCTCGGGGCGCGGTTAGCGACGGGGGACGTGCTGCGCAACGGCCTGCCCGAGGGCGAGCGCCCGGCGATGATCTGCTTCTCCTATCTCGACCCGATCAGCCTGTCGCAGATCCGCCTGACCATCCGCCGCGCCCGCAAGGCCGCACCGGGGGCGACGATCCTCGTCGGCTTCTGGCGCGAGCGCGATCCGGCCTCCCTCGGCCGCCTGCGCCGGGCGATCTCCGCCGACCTGCTCGTGACCTCGCTGAGCGACGCCCTCGACGCGGCGCTGGCACGGGCGCGGACCGGGAACGCTGCTCCGGCCTCGCCCCGGCTCCGTCACGCGGCGGAGTAG
- a CDS encoding DMT family transporter, with the protein MIALYGIALLAGIATAVQPGQSTQLAKSFGAQPFAAGLVSMLVGTVTMLGIGLATGRLHLPSLQQAGQTPVWAWFGGALGAGVILAQLFVAQRIGAASFLGLLVTAGVVTSITLDHFGLEGFAVHPASITRLLGGALMIAGVALVALS; encoded by the coding sequence ATGATCGCCCTCTACGGCATCGCCCTGCTTGCCGGCATCGCCACGGCCGTGCAGCCCGGCCAGAGCACGCAACTCGCGAAATCCTTCGGTGCGCAGCCCTTCGCGGCGGGGCTCGTGTCGATGCTGGTCGGCACCGTCACCATGCTCGGCATCGGCCTCGCGACAGGGCGGCTGCACCTGCCGAGCCTTCAGCAGGCTGGTCAGACACCGGTCTGGGCGTGGTTCGGCGGCGCGCTCGGCGCCGGCGTCATCCTGGCCCAGCTCTTCGTCGCGCAGCGGATCGGCGCGGCGTCCTTCCTCGGCCTTCTCGTCACCGCGGGCGTCGTCACCTCGATCACGCTCGACCATTTCGGGCTCGAAGGCTTCGCCGTCCACCCCGCGAGCATCACGCGCCTTCTCGGCGGGGCGCTGATGATCGCGGGCGTCGCCCTCGTGGCCCTGTCCTGA
- a CDS encoding glycosyltransferase, whose product MPPVSPTPSRLDTVIAIPVRNEAERIARCLTAIDRQTGLAPGRLGLVLFLNNCTDDTAAIVAGLVPALSIPVRVIERVHAGAHAGWARRAAMDAAVAWLEAEGTASTTATLLTTDADSIVPPDWVAANLAALEAGADAVAGRVELIPEEAALLPPSLPARGRLEDTYDALITEMEARIDPDPHDPWPCHRTTIGASLAVRLPAYRDVGGMPEIPLGEDGAFVGALLQRGFRVRHDRAVLVLISARLTGRAAGGVADTIRSRCEEPDALCDARMEAVPRALHRYVWRARLRRLHDEGRLTRDLAWARRLGIPEGEARRIAALPRVGEIVAAVDRASPRLAYRPLMPRQLPGQIRFARLVLPLLRAGLRLRRSAPSARPVVPTATADA is encoded by the coding sequence GTGCCGCCCGTTTCCCCCACGCCGTCGCGCCTCGACACCGTCATCGCCATCCCCGTGCGCAACGAGGCCGAGCGGATCGCCCGCTGCCTGACGGCGATCGACCGGCAGACCGGCTTGGCGCCAGGGCGGCTCGGCCTCGTGCTGTTCCTCAACAACTGCACCGACGACACGGCGGCGATCGTCGCCGGTCTCGTGCCGGCGCTGTCGATCCCCGTCCGGGTGATCGAGCGTGTTCATGCCGGGGCGCATGCGGGCTGGGCGCGCCGCGCGGCGATGGACGCGGCGGTCGCGTGGCTCGAAGCGGAGGGGACGGCCTCCACGACGGCCACGCTCCTGACGACGGATGCCGACAGCATCGTGCCGCCGGACTGGGTCGCGGCCAACCTCGCCGCCCTGGAGGCGGGCGCCGACGCGGTCGCCGGCCGGGTCGAGCTGATCCCGGAGGAGGCGGCCCTGCTGCCGCCCTCGCTGCCCGCCCGCGGCCGGCTGGAGGACACCTACGACGCGCTCATCACCGAGATGGAGGCGCGCATCGATCCCGATCCGCACGATCCCTGGCCCTGCCACCGCACCACCATCGGCGCCTCGCTCGCCGTGCGGCTTCCTGCCTACCGTGATGTCGGCGGCATGCCGGAAATCCCGCTCGGCGAGGACGGCGCCTTCGTCGGCGCCCTACTCCAGCGGGGCTTTCGCGTACGCCATGACCGGGCGGTGCTGGTTCTGATCTCGGCCCGCCTCACCGGCCGCGCGGCCGGCGGGGTCGCCGACACGATCCGCTCCCGCTGCGAGGAGCCCGACGCCCTGTGCGACGCGCGCATGGAGGCGGTGCCCCGCGCGCTTCACCGCTACGTCTGGCGGGCACGGCTGCGCCGCCTTCACGACGAGGGCCGCCTCACCCGCGATCTCGCCTGGGCGCGGCGGCTCGGCATCCCTGAAGGCGAGGCTCGCCGCATCGCCGCCCTGCCGCGGGTCGGCGAGATCGTCGCGGCGGTCGATCGCGCCAGCCCGCGCCTCGCCTACCGCCCGCTGATGCCGCGGCAGCTCCCCGGCCAGATCCGGTTCGCCCGCCTCGTCCTGCCGCTGCTGCGCGCGGGACTGCGGCTGCGCCGGTCGGCACCGTCCGCACGCCCGGTCGTCCCGACAGCCACCGCCGACGCCTGA
- the lipB gene encoding lipoyl(octanoyl) transferase LipB, translated as MVNNSFTAPASRLSIAPATFLPRADAPPVAWRVTDSLVGYEAAEAEMEARAAAIARGEADELVWLLEHPPLYTAGTSAKTVDLVEPERFPVHRTGRGGQYTYHGPGQRIAYVMLDLNRRRPDLRAYVASLEAWLIATLDAYNIRAERREDRVGVWVRRPDKGPTVEDKIAAIGIRVRRWVSLHGISLNVEPDLAHFSGIVPCGVREHGVTSLADLGRIVSLPEVDMALRAAFEPIFGPTRDEA; from the coding sequence TTGGTAAACAATTCCTTCACGGCACCCGCTTCCCGGCTTTCGATCGCACCCGCGACATTCCTGCCGCGCGCGGACGCACCGCCGGTGGCTTGGCGCGTGACCGACAGCCTCGTCGGCTACGAGGCGGCGGAGGCCGAGATGGAGGCCCGCGCCGCCGCGATCGCCCGGGGCGAGGCGGACGAGTTGGTGTGGCTCTTGGAGCATCCGCCGCTCTACACGGCGGGCACTTCGGCCAAGACCGTTGACCTCGTCGAGCCGGAGCGCTTCCCCGTCCACCGCACGGGCCGGGGCGGGCAGTACACCTATCACGGGCCCGGCCAGCGCATCGCCTACGTGATGCTCGACCTCAACCGGCGCCGGCCCGACCTGCGGGCCTATGTGGCGAGCCTGGAGGCATGGCTGATCGCGACGCTCGACGCCTACAACATCCGGGCCGAGCGCCGCGAGGACCGGGTCGGGGTCTGGGTGCGGCGGCCGGACAAGGGGCCGACCGTCGAGGACAAGATCGCGGCGATCGGCATCCGGGTGCGACGCTGGGTGAGCCTGCACGGCATCAGCCTCAACGTCGAGCCGGACCTCGCCCACTTCTCCGGCATCGTGCCCTGCGGCGTGCGCGAGCACGGCGTGACGAGCTTGGCCGACCTAGGCCGCATCGTCAGTCTGCCCGAGGTGGACATGGCGCTGCGCGCCGCCTTTGAGCCGATCTTCGGCCCGACACGCGACGAGGCTTGA
- a CDS encoding FliM/FliN family flagellar motor switch protein, with translation MAVLDELQVDLKVVLGRSHMPLHMLLRMGRGAVIELEATETDMVEILANDHPIARGQIVVTGNRISVEVTELIRKAEVVRTPGVTIGEGAVPILDDAGTMP, from the coding sequence GTGGCGGTCCTGGACGAATTGCAGGTCGATCTCAAGGTCGTGCTGGGGCGCAGCCACATGCCGCTGCACATGCTGCTGCGCATGGGCCGTGGTGCGGTGATCGAGTTGGAGGCCACCGAGACCGACATGGTCGAGATCCTCGCCAACGACCACCCCATCGCCCGCGGGCAGATCGTGGTGACCGGCAACCGCATCTCCGTTGAGGTGACCGAGCTGATCCGCAAGGCCGAGGTCGTGCGCACCCCCGGCGTGACCATCGGCGAGGGCGCCGTGCCGATCCTCGACGATGCGGGCACGATGCCCTGA
- a CDS encoding DUF4113 domain-containing protein — MPLEASQRALIGRDRERSRPLTNALDHCNRRHGRGSVVLASSGWVKARPWFTKFDIRSPRYTTRINELPTIRQPRVENAFATRDLHTSITLYDHSIQSMSHAMSLVVRHGDSPIAPSLMMLSLSFVRVNDASCSDITSYGGPHRADVSDEHSNPCIHRHR; from the coding sequence ATGCCCCTCGAAGCATCTCAGCGCGCCTTGATCGGTAGGGATCGGGAGCGCAGTCGGCCGCTGACAAACGCCCTGGACCACTGCAACCGCCGCCACGGACGGGGGAGCGTGGTTCTGGCATCGTCCGGTTGGGTTAAGGCCCGACCATGGTTCACTAAGTTCGATATACGTTCGCCCCGCTACACGACGCGAATCAATGAACTTCCCACGATCCGACAACCACGCGTGGAAAATGCTTTTGCAACGCGGGACCTACATACATCAATCACGCTTTATGATCATTCGATACAATCAATGAGCCACGCAATGTCACTGGTAGTGCGCCATGGGGATTCGCCGATCGCGCCATCATTGATGATGCTTAGTTTGAGTTTTGTGCGAGTGAACGATGCTAGTTGCAGCGATATCACTAGCTACGGGGGCCCTCATCGGGCGGACGTATCAGACGAACACTCTAATCCTTGCATCCATCGCCATCGCTAG
- a CDS encoding recombinase family protein, whose protein sequence is MGSVQYTGQVSVVTRIDRLARSIAALSGIVKRMEAAGVVLVAIEQPIETSTPAGRCFLQMLGVFAAFETAIGRERQMQGIAKAKAEGAFRGRKPSIDATRVRELAAFGMGETAIAKELRVSQASVYRLIGRNRTTVVAIARPTSCRLTQRNRDKDGAFFALPTCSRGSESVRPTAPSEGIQSHRSCLEIKSKFVP, encoded by the coding sequence ATCGGCTCGGTCCAATATACCGGTCAGGTTAGCGTCGTCACCCGCATAGACCGCCTTGCACGCTCCATCGCTGCCCTGTCTGGTATCGTAAAGCGGATGGAGGCTGCGGGAGTGGTTCTTGTCGCCATTGAACAACCCATCGAGACGTCAACGCCTGCCGGTCGCTGCTTCCTACAGATGCTTGGGGTCTTCGCTGCGTTCGAGACGGCCATAGGGCGCGAGCGTCAGATGCAGGGTATCGCGAAGGCCAAAGCCGAAGGGGCGTTCAGGGGCCGCAAGCCTTCCATCGACGCAACTCGTGTGAGGGAGCTGGCAGCATTCGGCATGGGCGAAACCGCCATCGCCAAGGAACTCAGGGTTAGCCAGGCTTCGGTCTACCGGCTGATCGGGAGGAATCGTACAACAGTTGTTGCTATTGCCCGACCGACAAGCTGTCGTCTGACGCAACGTAATAGAGACAAAGACGGGGCGTTTTTTGCCCTCCCCACATGTTCCCGCGGATCGGAAAGCGTTCGTCCCACCGCGCCATCTGAAGGAATTCAATCCCACAGATCTTGTCTTGAAATAAAAAGCAAATTTGTCCCATAG
- a CDS encoding Hint domain-containing protein, protein MALPITFNNTTYSAGFLGTDDGGASGNFQVDTASTYSVSVSGTINVVGDPVTLTYGADAPAGFAGTSIQLTSTQFDNSGQILFVSRAIPPGETAAGNYRYLLSNTQVVGSNPPAGSTRTRFLADSNNTLGDYNVQAAPCFTTGTLIRTARGEVAVEDLTVGDLAVTASGTLRPITWIGNRALDAKSEALPHNEQPIRIRAGAFGPGLPARDLRLSHGHPVLVGADVNGEGGVLVPVMCLINGTSIVREPATQVTYWHVELDAHDILLAEGLAAESYYDMGSRVWFAGEDGMLTDPNFVPAGEHGRCRPVAVDGALVERERARLDGVFAAELDGHSAWTDMPAWLAA, encoded by the coding sequence ATGGCTTTGCCGATCACTTTCAACAATACGACGTATTCTGCCGGCTTCCTCGGAACCGACGACGGTGGTGCATCTGGAAATTTTCAGGTCGATACCGCTTCGACCTATTCCGTGAGCGTAAGCGGCACCATCAACGTTGTAGGCGATCCAGTAACGCTGACCTATGGAGCCGATGCTCCAGCTGGTTTTGCCGGAACGTCCATTCAGTTGACCTCGACGCAGTTCGACAATTCTGGCCAGATCCTGTTCGTGAGCAGGGCCATCCCGCCCGGTGAGACGGCGGCCGGCAACTACCGCTACCTTCTCTCGAACACGCAGGTAGTCGGCTCGAACCCGCCTGCGGGCTCCACCCGGACACGCTTCCTCGCCGACAGCAACAACACGCTCGGCGATTACAACGTCCAGGCCGCGCCCTGCTTCACCACCGGCACGCTCATCCGCACCGCCCGCGGCGAGGTTGCGGTCGAGGATCTGACCGTCGGCGATCTCGCCGTGACGGCCTCCGGTACGCTGCGTCCGATCACCTGGATCGGCAACCGCGCCCTTGATGCCAAGAGCGAGGCGCTGCCCCACAACGAGCAGCCCATCCGGATCCGCGCAGGCGCCTTCGGCCCCGGCCTCCCGGCGCGCGATCTGCGCCTCTCGCACGGCCATCCGGTGCTCGTGGGCGCCGATGTCAACGGCGAGGGCGGCGTGCTGGTGCCCGTGATGTGCCTGATCAACGGCACCTCCATCGTCCGCGAGCCGGCGACGCAGGTGACCTACTGGCATGTCGAGCTGGATGCGCACGACATCCTGCTCGCCGAAGGTCTGGCCGCCGAGAGCTACTACGACATGGGCAGCCGAGTGTGGTTCGCCGGCGAGGACGGCATGCTGACGGATCCGAACTTCGTGCCGGCCGGCGAGCACGGCCGCTGCCGCCCGGTGGCGGTGGACGGCGCCCTCGTCGAGCGCGAGCGTGCACGGCTCGACGGCGTCTTTGCCGCGGAGCTTGATGGGCACAGCGCCTGGACCGACATGCCGGCGTGGCTCGCCGCGTAA
- a CDS encoding amidase, producing the protein MTSTPINAFVTDCEIASRHASDGPLSGMTFGVKDLLDVAGVPTGAGNPDWRRTHAVPERTAPSVARLLDAGARLVGKTITDELAWDLDGENAHHGTPVNVAAPGRIPGGSSSGSAAATAAGLCDFAIGTDTGGSVRLPASFCGLYGIRPTHGRIPSEGVVPLAPSFDTIGWFARDPQVLRAVSEVMLGATGEVVPTERLVIADDLFALASPAIRAALSPAVERLAALVRRVEHVTVADGDAPVWRDAFRTIQAREAWTTHRDWIQRTDPSFGTDIREHIEEGEHLDADVVARAQAVRDEVRARMSRLVVPGTLLVLPTAPDIAPRLDSSEAERADIRDRAHRMLCLAGHAGLPQLSMPLATSNDCPIGLSAIAAHGQDEALVSLATRLAERLAEAR; encoded by the coding sequence ATGACATCCACACCCATCAACGCCTTCGTGACGGATTGCGAGATTGCGTCCCGCCACGCCTCCGACGGCCCCTTGAGCGGAATGACCTTCGGGGTGAAGGACCTGCTCGACGTCGCGGGCGTGCCGACCGGGGCGGGCAACCCGGACTGGCGCCGGACGCACGCGGTGCCGGAGCGAACTGCGCCGAGCGTCGCCCGATTGCTCGATGCGGGTGCAAGGCTCGTGGGAAAGACGATCACCGACGAACTCGCCTGGGATCTCGACGGCGAGAACGCGCATCACGGCACGCCCGTCAACGTCGCCGCCCCGGGGCGGATACCGGGCGGCTCGTCGTCGGGATCGGCCGCCGCGACCGCCGCCGGGTTGTGCGATTTCGCCATCGGCACCGATACGGGCGGGTCGGTACGCCTGCCGGCCAGCTTCTGCGGCCTCTACGGGATACGCCCTACCCATGGCCGCATTCCGTCGGAGGGCGTGGTTCCGCTGGCCCCGAGCTTCGACACCATCGGCTGGTTCGCACGCGATCCGCAGGTTCTTCGGGCGGTCTCCGAAGTCATGCTCGGCGCTACGGGCGAGGTGGTGCCGACCGAGCGGCTGGTGATCGCGGACGACCTGTTCGCCCTGGCCTCGCCCGCGATCCGTGCGGCCCTGAGCCCTGCCGTCGAGCGGCTCGCCGCCCTCGTGCGACGGGTCGAGCACGTCACGGTCGCCGACGGGGACGCCCCCGTGTGGCGCGACGCTTTTCGAACGATCCAAGCGCGGGAGGCATGGACCACGCACCGCGACTGGATTCAGCGGACCGACCCATCCTTCGGAACGGATATCCGGGAGCATATCGAGGAAGGGGAGCATCTCGATGCGGACGTCGTGGCGCGAGCGCAGGCGGTCCGCGACGAGGTTCGGGCGCGCATGAGCCGGCTCGTCGTGCCCGGAACCCTTCTCGTCCTGCCGACCGCTCCGGATATCGCTCCGCGCCTCGACTCATCGGAAGCCGAGCGCGCCGACATCCGCGACCGCGCCCATCGGATGCTCTGCCTCGCCGGGCATGCCGGCCTGCCCCAGCTCTCGATGCCGCTTGCGACCTCGAACGACTGCCCGATCGGCCTCTCGGCGATCGCGGCGCACGGGCAGGATGAGGCGCTGGTCAGTTTGGCCACGCGTCTTGCCGAGCGTCTTGCCGAAGCGAGGTGA
- a CDS encoding NAD-dependent succinate-semialdehyde dehydrogenase yields the protein MDLDVPLHIAGRWRPGGGGETLAVLNPATGEAIGRVAVATRADLDEALEAAERGFAAWRRVSAFDRSKVLRRAATLLRERAEDIARTMTIEQGKPLAESRVETGVAADIIEWFAEEGRRAYGRVIPPRAEGVLQIVTREPVGPVAAFTPWNFPINQAVRKLSAALCTGCPVILKGPEDTPASCAELVRAFLDAGVPGDALALVYGDPAEISGYLIPHPVIRKITFTGSTAVGKQLAALAGQHMKRATMELGGHAPAIVFDDADIETAVRVLSANKYRNAGQVCVAPTRFLVQEGVYNRFVDGFVAASKALKVGDGLDPETQMGPLVHGRRVEAMEAFVADAEAKGARLLTGGSRIGNRGHFFEPTVFADVPLEARLMNEEPFGPIAAIRRFSDDDEALNEANRLPYGLAAYAYTRSGTRANRVGAGVEAGMISINHHGIALPETPFGGVKDSGYGSEGGSEAIEAYLTTKFLTQANA from the coding sequence ATGGACCTCGACGTTCCGCTTCACATCGCCGGCCGCTGGCGTCCCGGTGGCGGCGGCGAGACCCTGGCCGTTCTCAACCCGGCCACGGGCGAGGCGATCGGCCGGGTCGCGGTCGCGACGCGAGCGGACCTCGATGAGGCGCTGGAGGCGGCCGAGCGGGGCTTTGCCGCCTGGCGGCGGGTCTCCGCCTTCGACCGGTCCAAGGTGCTGCGCCGGGCCGCCACGCTGCTGCGCGAGCGCGCGGAAGACATTGCCCGCACCATGACCATCGAGCAGGGCAAGCCGCTCGCCGAGTCGCGGGTCGAGACCGGGGTGGCCGCCGACATCATCGAGTGGTTCGCCGAAGAGGGCCGGCGCGCCTACGGCCGGGTCATCCCCCCCCGCGCCGAGGGCGTGCTGCAGATCGTCACCCGCGAGCCGGTCGGGCCGGTGGCGGCCTTCACGCCCTGGAACTTCCCGATCAATCAGGCGGTGCGCAAGCTCTCGGCGGCGCTCTGCACCGGCTGCCCCGTGATCCTCAAGGGGCCGGAGGATACCCCGGCCTCCTGCGCCGAACTGGTGCGCGCCTTTCTCGATGCGGGCGTGCCGGGCGACGCGCTCGCCCTGGTCTACGGCGATCCGGCCGAGATTTCCGGCTATCTCATCCCACATCCGGTGATCCGCAAGATCACCTTCACCGGCTCGACCGCGGTCGGAAAGCAGCTTGCGGCGCTCGCGGGCCAGCACATGAAGCGGGCGACGATGGAACTCGGCGGCCATGCCCCGGCGATCGTGTTCGATGATGCCGACATCGAGACCGCCGTGCGGGTGCTGTCCGCCAACAAGTACCGCAACGCCGGCCAGGTCTGCGTCGCCCCGACCCGCTTCCTCGTGCAGGAGGGCGTGTACAACCGCTTCGTCGACGGCTTCGTGGCTGCTTCGAAAGCGCTCAAGGTCGGCGACGGCCTCGATCCCGAGACGCAGATGGGCCCGCTCGTCCACGGCCGCCGGGTCGAGGCAATGGAGGCGTTCGTGGCCGATGCCGAGGCGAAGGGCGCGCGCCTCCTCACCGGCGGCAGCCGCATCGGCAATCGCGGTCACTTCTTCGAGCCCACCGTTTTCGCCGACGTTCCGCTGGAGGCCCGGCTCATGAACGAGGAGCCGTTCGGGCCGATCGCGGCGATCCGGCGCTTTTCCGATGACGACGAGGCGCTGAACGAGGCCAACCGTCTGCCCTACGGGCTGGCGGCCTACGCCTATACCCGCTCCGGCACCCGGGCGAACCGGGTCGGGGCAGGGGTCGAGGCCGGTATGATCTCGATCAACCATCACGGCATCGCGCTGCCCGAGACGCCCTTCGGCGGCGTGAAGGATTCCGGCTACGGCAGCGAGGGCGGCTCGGAGGCGATCGAGGCCTATCTCACGACGAAGTTCCTGACGCAGGCCAACGCCTGA
- a CDS encoding polyhydroxyalkanoate depolymerase, with protein sequence MLYPLYEAGHLMLAPMRLAVEATKLACENPFNPFAYAPQSRTMAAGCEMFERVTRVYAKPAFGLGVPERIVWERPFCRVVAFGEPSPELDAKPKLLIVAPMSGHYATLLRGTVEAFLPSHQVFITDWSDARQVPASAGRFGLDDYIDTCIALFAALGPDLHVAAVCQPSVPVLAAIARMEAEDHPLTPRSAVLMGGPVDTRRSPTAVNTMAEEKGFAWFERHCIHTVPGGYPGAGRAVYPGFLQLAGFMGMNLERHRDAHHAMFDHLVRGDGDSAARHRAFYDEYLAVMDLTAEFYLETIERVFIRHDLPRGTLRHRGEPVDLSAIRRCHLMAVEGEKDDITGLGQTKAALDLAVNLPEAAKTYHMQPGAGHYGIFNGSRFRQDIVPLVRGFMERSLRPAAPRPAPVVPAPEPNPILLRQAPVMQPPHAVPACAIVLPEPMVDRQDRPDAIPQRIAL encoded by the coding sequence ATGCTGTATCCTCTTTACGAGGCCGGCCATCTCATGCTCGCACCGATGCGCTTGGCGGTGGAAGCCACCAAGCTTGCCTGCGAGAACCCGTTCAATCCCTTCGCCTACGCCCCGCAGAGCCGGACCATGGCCGCGGGCTGCGAGATGTTCGAGCGTGTCACCCGCGTCTACGCCAAGCCGGCTTTCGGGCTCGGCGTGCCGGAACGCATCGTCTGGGAGCGCCCGTTCTGCCGCGTCGTCGCCTTTGGCGAGCCTTCCCCGGAGCTGGATGCTAAGCCGAAGCTGCTGATCGTCGCACCGATGTCGGGCCATTACGCCACGCTGCTGCGCGGCACGGTCGAGGCGTTCCTCCCCAGCCATCAGGTCTTCATCACCGATTGGTCCGACGCCCGTCAGGTGCCGGCCAGCGCCGGCCGGTTCGGCCTCGACGACTACATCGATACCTGTATCGCCCTGTTCGCGGCGCTCGGGCCGGATCTCCACGTCGCGGCCGTGTGCCAGCCCTCCGTGCCGGTGCTCGCTGCCATCGCCCGCATGGAGGCCGAGGATCACCCGCTCACGCCGCGCTCGGCCGTGCTGATGGGCGGGCCGGTCGATACCCGCCGCTCGCCGACCGCCGTCAACACCATGGCCGAGGAAAAGGGCTTCGCGTGGTTTGAGCGGCACTGCATCCACACGGTGCCGGGCGGATATCCGGGCGCGGGCCGCGCGGTCTATCCGGGCTTCCTGCAACTCGCCGGCTTCATGGGGATGAATCTCGAGCGCCACCGGGACGCCCACCACGCGATGTTCGACCATCTCGTGCGCGGCGACGGCGACTCGGCCGCCCGCCACCGCGCCTTCTACGACGAGTACCTCGCGGTCATGGACCTGACCGCCGAGTTCTACCTCGAGACGATCGAGCGGGTCTTCATCCGTCACGATCTGCCGCGCGGCACCCTGCGCCATCGCGGTGAGCCCGTCGATCTTAGCGCGATCCGCCGCTGCCACCTGATGGCCGTGGAGGGCGAGAAGGACGACATCACCGGACTCGGCCAGACGAAGGCCGCGCTCGACCTCGCGGTGAACCTGCCCGAGGCGGCCAAGACCTACCACATGCAGCCGGGCGCCGGGCATTACGGCATCTTCAACGGCTCGCGTTTCCGCCAGGACATCGTGCCGCTGGTGCGCGGCTTCATGGAGCGCAGCCTGCGGCCCGCCGCGCCGCGTCCGGCCCCGGTCGTGCCGGCACCGGAACCAAACCCGATCCTCCTGCGGCAGGCCCCCGTCATGCAGCCTCCGCACGCTGTACCCGCCTGCGCCATCGTGCTGCCCGAGCCCATGGTCGATCGGCAGGATCGACCGGACGCGATCCCGCAGCGGATCGCCCTGTAA